The following proteins are encoded in a genomic region of Corticium candelabrum chromosome 19, ooCorCand1.1, whole genome shotgun sequence:
- the LOC134194852 gene encoding E3 SUMO-protein ligase ZBED1-like has translation MSVREVPDRNYLKEAGLLPPRQCSSEVWRYFGFRGENGKIEDPKHVVCTINKCGAVLKYCGNTTNLAAHMKSRHPLVFMKTSLSRDSNPAKQKEKRAQEDQAVSMSSTVGEKAAFVSPFQLAAKLPTSSKRASVITDAVAYFIAKDMQPVSAVECLGFRSMFKVLEPRYEIPSRKTFTQRVLPALYVKVKESVATVVSLAEWYAITTDCWTSCANNSFIGVTFHTISNDWQLQHLVLENVELPDKHTAENLAASLEDILKQWELDSTKLSGATVDNAANIQKAVADILKWKCLGCFGHTINLCVKAGLKQQQIQVALARCSRLVKFFRKSTVAANLLTKKQAALESPVHKLVKDVETRWNSTYDMVQRIIEQQGPVCATLVELKRLDLLPKEEDFTLLEQLVNVLKPFRDVTIQVQGEQYVTISIIRPLLHHLTENVLQLQETDSSVIKNMKRDMVSNLGSRYQSLSISNLLDCACFLDPRFKSLPFMSEDNRKKLHTFVLEEAIDHYESLNSDTEPAASEEKNEDQLPLPKKHKSELGQLLGDMFTNLSQAKQVTSRDKAENVLQKYLDEPCLNIDENALKWWEQNSSRFPAISKIAQRLLCIPATSTPAERLFSTAGNIISSKRANLDPDNASMLCFLAENLQ, from the exons ATGAGTGTAAGGGAAGTACCAGACAGAAATTACTTGAAAGAAGCGGGTCTCCTGCCTCCTAGGCAGTGCTCTTCCGAAGTTTGGCGGTACTTTGGCTTCCGTGGTGAAAACGGGAAGATTGAGGATCCGAAACAC GTTGTATGCACCATCAACAAATGCGGCGCCGTTCTGAAGTACTGTGGTAACACCACCAACCTGGCCGCTCACATGAAATCTCGTCACCCGCTAGTGTTTATGAAAACAAGTCTCTCAAGAGACTCAAATCCCGCGAAGCAGAAGGAGAAACGTGCGCAAGAGGATCAGGCCGTCTCGATGTCATCTACTGTAGGAGAGAAAGCTGCATTCGTCAGTCCATTCCAACTCGCAGCAAAGCTACCAACATCCAGTAAGAGAGCCTCTGTGATCACTGACGCCGTTGCCTACTTCATTGCTAAAGACATGCAGCCGGTTAGTGCCGTAGAGTGCCTCGGATTTCGAAGTATGTTCAAGGTTCTTGAACCTCGCTATGAAATTCCGAGCCGAAAAACATTCACCCAAAGAGTGCTTCCCGCTCTCTATGTGAAAGTCAAGGAATCAGTTGCAACCGTGGTATCTTTGGCAGAATGGTACGCCATAACAACAGATTGTTGGACCAGTTGTGCCAACAACTCTTTTATCGGTGTCACCTTTCACACCATTAGTAATGACTGGCAGCTTCAGCACCTCGTCCTGGAGAATGTGGAGCTACCTGACAAGCACACAGCTGAGAACCTGGCTGCTAGTCTGGAGGATATTCTGAAGCAATGGGAACTTGATTCTACAAAACTTTCTGGTGCCACAGTAGACAACGCAGCCAACATACAAAAAGCAGTAGCAGATATTTTGAAATGGAAGTGCTTAGGTTGTTTTGGTCACACTATCAATCTATGTGTGAAAGCAGGGCTGAAACAGCAACAGATACAGGTGGCCCTTGCCAGATGTTCCAGGCTGGTCAAATTCTTTCGGAAATCCACAGTTGCTGCGAACCTCCTAACCAAGAAACAAGCAGCGTTGGAGTCTCCAGTGCATAAGCTGGTGAAGGATGTGGAGACACGATGGAATTCCACCTATGATATGGTTCAAAGGATCATAGAACAACAAGGTCCTGTGTGTGCAACACTGGTAGAGCTAAAACGATTAGACCTGTTGCCCAAGGAAGAAGACTTCACCCTGCTGGAGCAGTTGGTAAATGTCCTGAAGCCATTTAGAGATGTGACCATTCAAGTTCAAGGAGAACAGTATGTCACTATATCAATAATTAGACCACTCCTTCATCACCTCACTGAGAATGTGCTGCAACTACAGGAAACTGACTCCTCCGTAATCAAGAACATGAAGAGGGATATGGTCAGCAACCTTGGTTCTCGATACCAATCACTTTCAATTTCAAACCTGCTTGACTGTGCATGCTTTCTTGACCCAAGATTCAAGAGCCTGCCTTTCATGAGTGAGGACAATCGGAAAAAGCTTCACACATTTGTTTTGGAGGAGGCAATCGACCACTATGAGTCTCTAAATTCAGACACAGAACCAGCAGCTTCTGAAGAAAAGAATGAAGACCAGCTTCCACTGCCAAAAAAGCACAAGAGTGAATTAGGCCAGCTTCTTGGTGACATGTTTACCAATCTGAGTCAAGCGAAACAAGTGACCTCCAGGGACAAAGCAGAAAACGTCTTGCAGAAGTATCTTGATGAGCCATGCTTGAACATTGATGAGAATGCTTTGAAGTGGTGGGAGCAAAACAGTTCTCGGTTTCCTGCCATTTCCAAAATTGCCCAAAGACTACTCTGTATACCAGCCACAAGTACTCCTGCAGAAAGGCTCTTTTCAACAGCTGGGAACATTATCAGCTCAAAACGAGCGAACCTGGATCCCGATAATGCATCGATGTTGTGTTTCCTTGCAGAAAACTTGCAGTAG